A portion of the Fibrobacter sp. genome contains these proteins:
- a CDS encoding thrombospondin type 3 repeat-containing protein, with protein MNAKKLFVTLCLATTYAFSHTGAIRNGDGFRVPSSTTLGQGFFFFSGNFENLSDGSPMAINGFEDAGTGTEHEVPSNIPSSGGALQASYAPLDYFEFGIYQPIYYDGQIKETDYKTTGLGDMQIYGKASLPTDFPLKPAISLEVFAPTGTKDAGFRPRRIWNIKDGDETTHAYTYGSWSFATTLFLTLELFDIVQWNTYFGHFGTEYVVWGSGFNLFPHKLISVILEISGETKISPSRFSNHLEKDGFRISPAVKLHLPQDFNLLLGVDLGLDYFRGTELRNGHQVTRENEGKDIHYTVSGTPKISMTIGISKAIDFSWKDADRDGVPDRLDMCPGSARDMVVNSRGCPVDEDQDGVLNIVDDCPGTPLGVKVDFLGCPLDQDKDGVPDYKDTCANTPDGMAVDAFGCKLDTDGDGVDDNADQCPNTRKDDPVDAKGCPLDEDHDGVLNENDACPNTPEGWKINAFGCPMDEDRDGIPDEVDSCPGTELGETVNKDGCPVDTDGDGVSDLHDNCADTPKDYPVDKNGCPLDTDKDGVPDAIDQCPKTPVGAVVDSLGCIMDSDFDGVPDHLDKCPATLPKVKVDESGCARNTKQDLSAIAKEIKFFKNSDKLIASSYTALNDVIMLMRKHNFTLEVSGPEGKINSIGEYLKGKGFDSKLVTLTPKGGEIKFIATGVKYEE; from the coding sequence ATGAATGCTAAAAAATTGTTCGTAACTCTTTGTCTAGCAACGACTTACGCATTTTCGCATACCGGTGCCATTCGCAACGGTGACGGCTTCAGGGTACCCTCGTCCACCACCCTAGGTCAGGGTTTTTTCTTCTTTTCCGGGAATTTCGAGAACCTGAGCGACGGCTCCCCCATGGCCATCAACGGATTCGAGGACGCCGGCACAGGCACGGAACACGAAGTTCCAAGCAATATTCCCTCATCGGGCGGAGCCCTTCAAGCCTCATACGCGCCTTTAGACTATTTCGAGTTCGGCATTTACCAGCCTATCTACTATGACGGTCAAATCAAGGAGACGGACTACAAGACTACGGGGCTGGGCGACATGCAGATATACGGCAAGGCATCGCTCCCGACGGATTTTCCCCTGAAGCCAGCAATCTCCCTTGAGGTATTCGCCCCTACAGGCACCAAAGACGCCGGTTTCCGCCCCAGACGCATCTGGAACATCAAGGATGGAGACGAAACAACCCATGCCTATACCTACGGCAGTTGGTCCTTTGCCACAACGCTGTTCCTGACTCTTGAACTTTTTGACATTGTTCAATGGAATACCTATTTCGGTCACTTCGGTACAGAGTACGTAGTATGGGGAAGCGGGTTCAATCTTTTTCCACACAAATTAATATCCGTCATTCTTGAAATTTCAGGTGAAACAAAAATCAGTCCAAGCAGATTCAGCAACCACCTGGAGAAAGACGGGTTCCGCATTTCGCCTGCAGTAAAGCTTCACCTGCCACAGGATTTCAATTTGCTCCTAGGCGTCGACCTTGGTCTTGACTATTTCAGGGGAACAGAACTGCGCAACGGTCACCAAGTCACCCGCGAAAATGAAGGAAAAGACATTCACTACACCGTTTCGGGAACCCCGAAAATTTCTATGACCATCGGCATAAGCAAGGCCATCGACTTCAGCTGGAAAGATGCCGACCGCGACGGAGTGCCCGACCGACTGGATATGTGTCCGGGATCTGCCCGCGACATGGTGGTAAACAGCCGCGGATGCCCTGTTGACGAAGACCAGGACGGAGTGCTGAACATCGTGGACGACTGTCCGGGAACACCCTTGGGCGTAAAAGTGGACTTTCTGGGTTGTCCGCTGGATCAAGACAAAGACGGAGTCCCCGACTACAAGGACACTTGTGCCAACACTCCTGACGGCATGGCCGTAGATGCGTTCGGATGCAAGTTGGACACCGACGGCGACGGAGTTGACGACAATGCGGACCAGTGCCCGAACACCCGCAAAGACGACCCCGTAGACGCCAAGGGCTGCCCCCTGGACGAAGACCACGACGGAGTACTTAACGAAAACGACGCCTGCCCGAACACGCCCGAGGGCTGGAAAATCAACGCCTTCGGCTGCCCTATGGACGAAGACCGGGATGGCATCCCCGACGAAGTAGACTCATGCCCAGGAACGGAACTTGGAGAAACCGTCAACAAGGACGGCTGCCCCGTAGATACCGACGGCGATGGCGTTTCTGACCTGCACGACAATTGCGCCGACACCCCTAAGGATTATCCCGTAGACAAAAACGGCTGTCCGTTGGACACCGACAAGGACGGGGTGCCAGATGCCATAGACCAATGTCCCAAAACCCCGGTAGGAGCCGTTGTAGACAGTCTGGGCTGCATCATGGACTCCGATTTTGACGGAGTGCCCGACCACCTGGACAAATGCCCAGCAACGCTCCCAAAAGTCAAGGTAGACGAAAGCGGTTGCGCCCGCAACACCAAGCAGGACCTGAGCGCTATCGCCAAGGAAATCAAATTCTTCAAGAACTCCGACAAGCTTATCGCCTCTAGCTACACCGCCCTGAACGATGTTATTATGCTCATGCGCAAGCACAACTTTACGCTAGAGGTAAGTGGTCCCGAAGGTAAAATCAATTCCATCGGAGAATACCTCAAAGGCAAGGGCTTTGACTCCAAGCTCGTGACGCTTACCCCCAAGGGCGGCGAAATCAAGTTCATCGCCACCGGAGTGAAGTACGAGGAATAG